A window of the Fuscovulum sp. genome harbors these coding sequences:
- a CDS encoding GNAT family protein, whose product MLRPATEGEIPAVAALIAAYPMQLLAQSEGWLREIAAEDGGAVLIWDRGGIDGVAVLEWAYPGVVYLMNLGLAQPGRGEGQALLFAVQAHVFGTMGAHRMYCDIAFDNAPALTAFAKAGFVMEGTMRECWDRGAGIWVDCHAFGMLAREWRARA is encoded by the coding sequence ATGTTGCGGCCGGCGACCGAGGGGGAAATCCCGGCGGTCGCTGCGCTGATTGCGGCCTATCCGATGCAGTTGCTGGCGCAATCCGAAGGCTGGCTGCGTGAGATTGCCGCCGAGGATGGCGGGGCGGTGCTGATCTGGGATCGGGGTGGGATCGACGGGGTGGCGGTGCTGGAATGGGCCTATCCGGGGGTCGTGTACCTGATGAACCTGGGGCTGGCGCAGCCCGGGCGGGGCGAAGGTCAGGCGTTACTTTTTGCCGTGCAGGCGCATGTCTTTGGGACCATGGGCGCGCATCGGATGTATTGTGACATCGCCTTTGACAATGCCCCTGCCCTGACCGCCTTTGCCAAGGCGGGCTTTGTGATGGAGGGCACCATGCGGGAATGTTGGGACCGGGGGGCGGGGATCTGGGTGGATTGCCACGCCTTCGGGATGCTGGCGCGGGAATGGCGGGCGCGCGCATGA
- the purL gene encoding phosphoribosylformylglycinamidine synthase subunit PurL, giving the protein MSEPAITPDLVAAHGLKPDEYDRLLGIIGREPTYTELGIFSAMWNEHCSYKSSKKWLRTLPTTGPQVICGPGENAGVVDIGDGQAVIFKMESHNHPSYIEPHQGAATGVGGILRDVFTMGARPIAAMNALSFGLPSHPKASHLVKGVVEGIGAYGNAFGVPTVGGEVRFHASYNGNCLVNAFAAGLADADKIFYSVASGVGMPVVYLGAKTGRDGVGGATMASAEFDDTIEEKRPTVQVGDPFTEKRLLEACLELMASGAVISIQDMGAAGLTCSAVEMGDKGGLGIKLQLDDVPQRETNMTAYEMMLSESQERMLMVLKPEMEAEARAIFVKWDLDFAIVGETIPEDRFLILHGNEVKADLPLSKLSSSAPEYDRPWIETPKAAPLGDVPAIAPLAGLRALIGSPSYAHKAWVWEQYDSQVGADTVVTPGLPAGVVRVHGTGKALAFTSDVTPRYVKANPFEGGKQAVAEAYRNLCAVGAKPLATTDNLNFGNPEKPEIMGQFVGAIKGIGAAVAALDMPIVSGNVSLYNETDGKGILPTPTIGAVGILASLDEVIAGRPVAGDAAVLIGAAGAHLGQSAVLAEMFGIEAGDAPTVDLAAEKRHGEFVRANRVAIRACSDLGDGGLALAAFEMAEGAGLGVVLDSGDTGVLFGEDQARYLVATDKADALIAAGKAAGVPVAVVGKFGGDAVAFGGEAASIAELSALYRSAFAKAVA; this is encoded by the coding sequence TTGTCCGAACCCGCCATCACCCCCGATCTTGTTGCAGCCCACGGATTGAAGCCGGATGAATATGACCGGCTGCTCGGGATCATCGGGCGCGAACCGACCTATACGGAACTGGGCATCTTCAGCGCGATGTGGAACGAGCATTGTTCCTATAAATCGTCCAAGAAGTGGCTGCGCACCCTGCCGACCACCGGGCCGCAGGTGATTTGCGGACCCGGCGAGAATGCGGGCGTGGTCGATATCGGCGACGGTCAGGCGGTGATCTTCAAGATGGAGAGCCACAACCACCCGTCCTATATCGAACCACATCAGGGTGCGGCCACCGGCGTGGGCGGCATTCTGCGCGACGTGTTCACCATGGGTGCGCGGCCCATCGCGGCCATGAACGCGCTGTCCTTTGGCCTGCCATCGCATCCCAAGGCCAGCCATCTGGTAAAGGGCGTGGTTGAAGGGATCGGGGCCTATGGCAATGCCTTTGGCGTGCCGACTGTGGGCGGCGAGGTGCGGTTTCACGCATCCTACAACGGCAACTGCCTGGTGAACGCCTTTGCCGCCGGTTTGGCCGATGCGGACAAGATTTTCTATTCGGTCGCCAGCGGCGTGGGGATGCCCGTTGTGTATCTGGGCGCCAAGACCGGGCGCGATGGGGTGGGCGGGGCCACGATGGCCAGTGCCGAGTTTGACGACACGATCGAGGAAAAGCGCCCCACTGTGCAGGTGGGTGACCCGTTCACCGAAAAGCGGCTGCTGGAGGCCTGTCTGGAGTTGATGGCATCGGGTGCCGTGATTTCCATTCAGGACATGGGCGCGGCGGGGCTGACCTGTTCGGCGGTTGAGATGGGCGACAAAGGCGGCTTGGGCATCAAGCTGCAACTGGATGACGTGCCGCAGCGCGAAACGAACATGACCGCCTATGAGATGATGCTGTCGGAATCCCAAGAGCGGATGCTGATGGTGCTGAAGCCCGAGATGGAGGCCGAAGCGCGGGCGATTTTCGTAAAATGGGATCTGGATTTCGCCATCGTGGGCGAGACGATCCCCGAGGATCGCTTCCTGATCCTGCACGGCAATGAAGTGAAGGCTGATCTGCCGCTGTCAAAGCTGTCTTCCAGTGCGCCAGAATATGATCGGCCTTGGATTGAGACGCCGAAGGCGGCTCCGCTGGGCGATGTGCCCGCGATTGCGCCGCTGGCGGGCCTGAGGGCGCTGATCGGATCACCGTCCTATGCCCATAAGGCCTGGGTCTGGGAGCAGTATGACAGCCAGGTTGGCGCAGATACGGTGGTGACACCGGGCCTGCCTGCGGGCGTGGTTCGGGTGCATGGCACGGGCAAGGCGCTGGCCTTCACCAGCGATGTGACCCCGCGCTATGTGAAGGCCAACCCGTTCGAGGGGGGCAAGCAGGCGGTGGCCGAGGCCTATCGCAACCTGTGTGCTGTGGGCGCGAAGCCGCTGGCTACGACCGACAACCTGAACTTCGGCAACCCGGAAAAGCCCGAGATCATGGGGCAGTTCGTGGGCGCCATCAAAGGGATCGGCGCAGCGGTGGCGGCGCTGGATATGCCCATCGTTTCGGGCAACGTGTCGCTTTACAACGAAACCGACGGCAAGGGCATTCTACCCACCCCCACAATCGGCGCGGTGGGGATTCTGGCATCACTGGATGAGGTGATTGCGGGGCGGCCGGTTGCGGGGGATGCGGCGGTGCTGATCGGGGCAGCGGGCGCACATCTGGGCCAATCGGCTGTGCTGGCCGAAATGTTCGGGATCGAGGCGGGCGATGCGCCGACGGTCGATCTGGCCGCGGAAAAGCGGCATGGCGAGTTTGTGCGAGCCAATCGCGTGGCAATCCGGGCCTGTTCGGACCTTGGCGATGGCGGGCTGGCGCTGGCAGCGTTCGAGATGGCCGAAGGGGCGGGCTTGGGCGTGGTGCTGGACAGCGGCGATACGGGCGTTTTGTTCGGTGAGGATCAGGCGCGCTATCTGGTGGCGACGGACAAGGCCGATGCCCTGATCGCGGCGGGCAAGGCGGCCGGGGTTCCCGTGGCTGTGGTCGGCAAGTTCGGTGGCGATGCGGTGGCGTTTGGCGGTGAGGCGGCATCCATCGCAGAGTTGTCAGCGCTATACCGTTCAGCTTTTGCCAAGGCGGTTGCCTGA
- a CDS encoding MAPEG family protein, which yields MTFPTTSLYALPLILIFLVLFFRVSARRTDLKASIGDAGDTVLHERIRQHGNFVEWVPFGLVLLALAEASAANSIALHCAGGLLVLGRILHPLGLKAGNPAHPLRIAGNSLNLLSFVILGVLIAMARLGF from the coding sequence ATGACCTTTCCGACAACTTCCCTTTACGCACTTCCCCTGATCTTGATTTTCCTCGTCCTGTTCTTCCGCGTCTCGGCGCGGCGGACCGACCTCAAGGCCTCCATCGGCGATGCGGGTGATACCGTTCTGCATGAACGCATCCGCCAGCATGGCAACTTCGTCGAATGGGTGCCCTTTGGCTTGGTGCTTCTGGCCCTGGCCGAAGCCTCCGCTGCAAACTCCATCGCACTGCACTGCGCTGGTGGCCTTCTCGTGCTGGGGCGCATCCTGCATCCGCTGGGCCTGAAGGCCGGTAATCCCGCCCATCCACTACGGATCGCAGGCAACTCTCTGAACCTGCTCTCCTTCGTGATCCTCGGCGTGCTCATCGCCATGGCCCGCCTCGGCTTCTGA
- a CDS encoding YciI family protein, which produces MQYMLLIYSDPALEPAYGTPEFTEMMAGFFKLNEVMKADGTMRGGEALKSVESATSLRLRGGKVETMDGPFATTKEHLGGYYIVDVPDLDAALKYAAMVPSASFGTVEVRPLMDYNPAGE; this is translated from the coding sequence ATGCAATACATGCTTCTGATCTACAGCGACCCCGCCCTCGAACCCGCCTATGGCACCCCTGAATTCACCGAAATGATGGCGGGCTTTTTCAAGCTGAACGAGGTGATGAAAGCCGACGGCACCATGCGCGGCGGCGAAGCCCTCAAGAGCGTGGAAAGCGCCACTTCGCTCCGCCTGCGCGGCGGCAAGGTGGAAACCATGGATGGCCCCTTTGCCACAACGAAGGAACATCTCGGCGGCTATTACATCGTCGATGTCCCGGACCTTGACGCCGCGCTGAAATACGCGGCCATGGTCCCGTCGGCCAGCTTCGGCACGGTCGAGGTTCGCCCCCTGATGGACTACAACCCCGCCGGGGAATGA
- a CDS encoding sigma-70 family RNA polymerase sigma factor, giving the protein MTASDAIAVTRAVEALLRQDRGRLLAALIARLRDFQLAEDALQEAALSALTHWSRAGIPASPQGWLLRVALRKAIDRLRSAQRDSRKTADLTHLAMEEAAEHTADDIPDDRLRLIFTCCHPALDPKSRVALTLRSIAGLTTPEIARAFLDAEPTMGQRLSRAKAKIAAAGIPYAVPSPEDWPDRLQSVLAVVYLIYNAGYSIGPQAEAQSDRDLCAEAIFLTRLLAQLRPDDPEIEGCLALLLLTQSRAAARLGEDGITIPLTEQDRSLWDRLSIDEGLALINRAMARRNPGPYQIKAAIAACHMADPAPDWPQIVALFTRLLDFEPTSVIRLNRAVALAEAGDLSTALAELADLAPVLDDYQPFHAAQADLLARAGQGAAARTAYDRAIALAPSAADAAFLAKRRDQQPI; this is encoded by the coding sequence ATGACCGCCTCCGATGCCATTGCCGTCACCCGCGCCGTCGAGGCGCTCTTGCGGCAGGATCGGGGGCGGCTTCTCGCTGCCCTCATTGCCCGTCTGCGCGATTTTCAGCTTGCCGAAGATGCCCTGCAAGAAGCTGCGCTCTCTGCCCTCACCCATTGGAGCCGGGCGGGCATCCCCGCCTCACCCCAGGGCTGGCTGCTGCGCGTGGCCCTGCGCAAGGCGATTGACCGCCTCCGCTCTGCCCAGCGCGATTCCCGCAAAACCGCAGACCTCACCCATCTGGCCATGGAAGAAGCCGCCGAGCACACCGCCGACGACATCCCCGATGATCGCCTGCGCCTGATCTTCACCTGCTGCCACCCGGCACTGGATCCAAAATCCCGCGTGGCCCTGACCCTGCGCAGCATCGCCGGTCTGACCACCCCCGAAATCGCCCGCGCCTTCCTTGATGCCGAACCCACGATGGGCCAGCGCCTTTCCCGCGCCAAGGCCAAGATCGCCGCCGCCGGCATCCCCTATGCCGTACCGTCCCCCGAGGATTGGCCCGACCGTCTTCAATCCGTGCTGGCAGTGGTCTATCTCATCTACAACGCTGGCTATTCCATCGGCCCGCAGGCCGAGGCGCAGTCCGACCGCGATCTTTGTGCCGAGGCAATCTTCCTGACGCGCCTTCTGGCACAGTTGCGCCCGGACGATCCGGAAATCGAAGGCTGCCTCGCTCTCCTGCTGCTGACGCAGTCCCGCGCCGCGGCCCGCCTTGGCGAGGATGGCATCACCATTCCGCTAACCGAACAGGACCGCAGCCTCTGGGACCGCCTATCAATCGACGAAGGCCTCGCCCTCATCAACCGCGCCATGGCCCGCCGGAACCCCGGCCCCTACCAGATCAAGGCCGCCATCGCCGCCTGCCACATGGCCGATCCCGCCCCCGACTGGCCGCAGATCGTGGCACTCTTTACCCGGCTGCTGGATTTCGAACCCACCTCCGTCATCCGCCTGAACCGTGCAGTCGCATTGGCCGAGGCGGGCGATCTCTCCACCGCTTTGGCAGAGCTGGCAGACCTCGCCCCGGTCCTCGACGACTATCAACCCTTCCATGCCGCGCAGGCTGATCTTCTGGCACGCGCGGGGCAGGGGGCCGCCGCCCGCACCGCCTATGACCGCGCCATCGCCCTTGCGCCCTCTGCCGCCGATGCCGCTTTCCTCGCCAAAAGGCGCGATCAGCAGCCCATCTGA
- a CDS encoding LysR family transcriptional regulator — translation MDWDKLRIFHAVADKGSLTHAGDVLHLSQSAVSRQIRALEESLNVTLFHRHARGLILTEQGELLFDATTQMVKRLDATAARIRDSEDEVFGELRVTTTVGFGTLWLAPRLTALYQKYPELKIDLMLEERVLDLPMREADVAIRMKEPSQADLIRKRLMQIRMRLYATPEYLAQHGTPQTMADFHSHRLICQHAGTAQVAAGASLVQQLMSNDIPSTLTVNNYFGVLQGVLNHIGIGVLPDYITEDSPDLVRVLPDVESGEVPVFLAYPEELRHSKRVAAFREFVSEEIFKYRKREQG, via the coding sequence ATGGATTGGGACAAGCTGCGGATTTTTCATGCGGTGGCAGACAAGGGCAGCCTGACCCATGCGGGCGATGTGCTGCACCTGAGCCAATCCGCCGTCAGCCGCCAGATCAGGGCGCTGGAAGAAAGTTTGAACGTCACGCTGTTCCACCGCCATGCGCGGGGGTTGATCCTGACGGAACAGGGCGAGTTGCTGTTCGATGCGACGACACAGATGGTCAAGCGGTTGGACGCCACCGCCGCCCGAATTCGTGATAGCGAGGACGAGGTTTTCGGCGAGTTGCGGGTGACGACGACAGTTGGCTTTGGGACGTTGTGGCTGGCCCCGCGTCTAACGGCGCTGTACCAGAAGTATCCCGAACTGAAGATCGACCTGATGCTGGAAGAGCGGGTGCTGGACCTGCCCATGCGTGAGGCCGATGTGGCGATCCGGATGAAGGAACCAAGCCAGGCCGATCTGATCCGCAAGCGGCTGATGCAGATCCGGATGCGGCTCTATGCAACGCCGGAATATTTGGCGCAGCATGGCACCCCGCAGACGATGGCGGATTTCCATTCGCATCGGTTGATCTGCCAGCATGCCGGAACGGCGCAGGTCGCGGCGGGGGCGTCGCTGGTGCAGCAGTTGATGAGCAATGACATTCCGTCGACGCTGACGGTGAACAACTATTTCGGGGTGTTGCAGGGGGTGCTGAACCATATCGGCATCGGCGTGCTGCCCGACTATATCACCGAGGATTCGCCGGATCTGGTGCGGGTGTTGCCGGATGTGGAAAGCGGAGAGGTGCCGGTGTTTCTGGCCTATCCCGAAGAGTTGCGCCATTCCAAGCGGGTGGCAGCATTCCGCGAGTTCGTGAGCGAGGAAATCTTCAAGTATCGCAAGCGCGAACAGGGCTGA
- the murI gene encoding glutamate racemase translates to MAVGIFDSGLGGLTVLDAVTRRLPDVPFVYLGDNAHAPYGVRDHDDIFRLTCAATERLWQEGCDLVILACNTASAAALKRMQETWVPANKRVLGVFVPLIEALTERQWGDNSPPREVAVKHVALFATPATVASRAFQRELAYRAIGVDVEAQPCGGVVDAIEQGDEMLAEALVRSHVEALKRRMPAPEAAILGCTHYPLMEKTFQDALGQGVKVYSQANLVAESLADYLTRRPAFLGAGTVSKFLTTGDPQTVSNKATQFLRRKITFEAA, encoded by the coding sequence ATGGCAGTGGGCATCTTCGATTCGGGGCTTGGCGGGCTGACGGTTCTGGATGCGGTCACGCGCCGCCTGCCGGACGTGCCCTTTGTCTATCTGGGTGACAATGCCCATGCCCCCTATGGTGTGCGCGACCATGACGATATCTTCCGCCTGACCTGCGCCGCCACCGAACGGCTCTGGCAGGAAGGGTGCGATCTTGTCATCCTCGCCTGCAACACCGCCTCGGCCGCCGCGCTGAAACGGATGCAGGAAACGTGGGTTCCCGCGAACAAGCGCGTCCTCGGCGTCTTCGTTCCGCTCATCGAGGCGTTGACCGAACGCCAATGGGGCGACAACTCCCCCCCGCGTGAGGTGGCTGTCAAACACGTGGCCCTCTTCGCCACCCCCGCCACCGTCGCCTCGCGCGCGTTTCAGCGCGAACTGGCCTACCGCGCCATCGGCGTGGATGTCGAAGCCCAACCCTGCGGCGGTGTCGTCGATGCCATCGAACAGGGCGATGAAATGCTGGCCGAGGCGCTGGTCCGCAGCCATGTCGAGGCGCTCAAGCGCCGCATGCCCGCCCCCGAAGCCGCCATCCTCGGCTGCACCCATTACCCGCTGATGGAAAAAACCTTCCAAGATGCGCTGGGGCAGGGGGTCAAGGTCTATTCCCAAGCCAACCTCGTGGCCGAGTCGCTTGCCGATTACCTGACCCGTCGGCCCGCGTTTCTGGGAGCGGGGACTGTGTCCAAGTTCCTCACCACCGGCGATCCGCAGACGGTATCAAACAAGGCGACGCAGTTCTTGCGGCGGAAGATCACGTTCGAGGCGGCGTGA
- a CDS encoding BrnA antitoxin family protein yields MTAKSPAAAQPSDTMPDDDLPDLSTPEWAARFDRAKVTRGRPKADVKKVSTTLRLDPDILAAFRATGPGWQGRINDTLRRALGL; encoded by the coding sequence ATGACTGCGAAATCGCCCGCTGCGGCCCAACCCTCCGACACCATGCCGGATGATGATCTTCCCGACCTCTCCACCCCCGAATGGGCCGCCCGGTTTGACCGGGCAAAGGTCACGCGTGGCCGCCCAAAGGCCGATGTGAAAAAGGTCTCCACCACCCTCCGCCTCGACCCCGACATCCTCGCCGCCTTCCGCGCCACAGGGCCGGGCTGGCAGGGGCGCATCAACGACACATTGCGGAGGGCGCTTGGCCTTTAG
- the argC gene encoding N-acetyl-gamma-glutamyl-phosphate reductase: MAKKVAILGASGYTGAELVRLLATHQGLEIAALSADRKAGMAMADVFPFLRHLDLPRLVKIDEIDFSQIDLCFCALPHATTQQVVSALPKTLKIVDLSADFRLRDPAEYEKWYGQPHTAIDLQKEAVYGLTEFYRDAITNARLVAGTGCNAATGQYALRPLISKGCIDLDDILIDLKAGVSGAGRSLKENLLHAELSGGTHSYSAGGKHRHLGEFDQEFSLIAGRPVHIRFTPHLLPMNRGILATVYVKGDAKQVHETLATAYETEPFLKVLPFGALPSTRDIAGSNYCHIGVIGDRVPGNTTVIAVLDNLTKGSSGQAIQNANLMLGLPETQGLLLAPVFP; encoded by the coding sequence ATGGCCAAGAAAGTCGCCATTCTGGGTGCGTCGGGCTATACGGGGGCCGAGCTTGTCCGCCTGCTTGCCACCCATCAAGGGCTTGAAATCGCGGCGCTTTCGGCTGATCGTAAGGCTGGCATGGCCATGGCCGACGTGTTCCCCTTCCTGCGCCATCTGGACCTGCCAAGGTTGGTCAAGATCGACGAGATCGACTTTTCCCAGATCGACCTGTGTTTCTGCGCGCTGCCCCACGCCACCACACAACAGGTGGTGTCGGCCCTGCCAAAGACACTCAAGATCGTGGACCTTTCCGCCGATTTCCGCCTGCGCGATCCGGCGGAATACGAAAAATGGTACGGCCAACCCCACACCGCCATCGACCTGCAGAAAGAGGCCGTCTATGGCCTGACAGAGTTCTACCGCGACGCCATCACAAACGCTCGTTTGGTCGCCGGAACGGGCTGCAATGCAGCCACCGGGCAGTATGCCCTTCGTCCCCTGATTTCAAAGGGTTGCATTGATCTTGACGATATCCTGATCGACCTGAAAGCAGGGGTCAGCGGCGCAGGGCGCAGCTTGAAGGAAAACCTCCTTCACGCCGAATTGTCCGGCGGCACCCACAGCTATTCGGCAGGCGGCAAACACCGGCACCTTGGCGAATTCGATCAGGAATTCAGCCTGATCGCTGGCCGCCCCGTGCATATCCGCTTCACGCCCCACCTGCTGCCCATGAATCGCGGCATCCTCGCCACGGTCTATGTGAAGGGCGATGCGAAACAGGTTCACGAAACCCTCGCAACCGCCTACGAAACCGAGCCTTTCCTCAAGGTGCTACCTTTTGGCGCGCTCCCCTCGACACGCGATATCGCAGGGTCCAACTACTGCCATATCGGCGTCATCGGTGACCGGGTTCCCGGCAACACCACCGTGATCGCCGTGCTGGACAACCTGACCAAGGGCTCTTCCGGACAGGCCATCCAGAACGCGAACCTGATGCTGGGCCTGCCCGAAACCCAAGGGCTGCTGCTTGCCCCCGTCTTCCCGTAA
- the ccmE gene encoding cytochrome c maturation protein CcmE — protein sequence MKGLKKQRRIQIIALAVVALALSTALVGYAMRDGINFFRSPTQVVEAPPENDEVFRIGGLVEEGSITRGQGETVTFRVTDMNQSVPVAYTGILPDLFAEGQGMVGTGRMVDGTFQATEILAKHDETYMPSEVVDALKEQGVYVDPDDSDS from the coding sequence CTGAAAGGGCTGAAAAAACAACGCCGTATCCAGATCATCGCCCTTGCGGTGGTGGCCTTGGCCCTGTCGACGGCGCTGGTCGGCTATGCCATGCGCGACGGCATCAACTTCTTCCGGTCCCCCACCCAAGTGGTCGAAGCGCCGCCAGAGAATGATGAGGTGTTCCGCATCGGCGGCCTGGTCGAAGAAGGGTCGATCACCCGGGGGCAAGGTGAAACCGTCACCTTCCGCGTGACCGACATGAATCAATCCGTTCCCGTCGCATATACGGGCATCCTGCCTGACCTGTTTGCCGAAGGGCAGGGGATGGTAGGCACGGGTCGAATGGTGGATGGCACGTTCCAAGCTACGGAAATCCTTGCAAAGCATGATGAAACCTACATGCCGTCCGAAGTGGTCGACGCGCTGAAGGAACAAGGGGTCTACGTCGATCCTGATGACTCGGACAGCTGA
- a CDS encoding 3TM-type holin, producing the protein MGLIGKALDSAISSPELRSVLSGILQSPGTTLAGGGRYDRLIDAANRLPRPALAFGAIAMFVFAMIDPAGFAQRMAALKAAPAELWWLLGAVIATHFGAREAHHLRHRTTGAGAPLPENPPQEPPA; encoded by the coding sequence ATGGGTCTGATCGGCAAGGCGCTGGACAGCGCCATCTCCTCCCCCGAACTCCGGTCTGTCCTTTCGGGAATCCTGCAATCACCAGGAACCACCCTTGCGGGCGGCGGGCGCTATGACCGGCTCATAGATGCCGCCAACCGCCTTCCGCGCCCGGCGCTGGCCTTTGGGGCCATCGCGATGTTCGTCTTTGCGATGATTGATCCGGCGGGGTTCGCGCAGCGCATGGCCGCGCTCAAGGCTGCTCCAGCAGAACTGTGGTGGCTGTTGGGGGCGGTCATCGCAACCCATTTCGGTGCGCGCGAGGCGCACCACCTCCGCCACCGCACGACCGGCGCAGGGGCGCCTCTGCCCGAAAACCCACCGCAGGAACCGCCTGCCTGA